One Bacillota bacterium genomic window, GAGGAGGTCGACGATCAGCTTCATCTCGTTGAGGCACTCGAAGTAGGCGATCTCGGGCTGATAGCCGGCCTCGACCAGCGTCTCGAAGCCCGCCTTGACCAGCTCGCTCACCCCGCCGCAGAGGACGGCCTGCTCGCCGAAGAGGTCGGACTCGGTCTCCTCGCGGAAGGTGGTCTCGATGACGCCGGCCCGGGCGCAGCCGATGCCCCAGGCGAAGGCGAGGGCGAGATCCCACGCCTGCCCGCTGGCGTCCTGGGCGACGGCCAGCAGCGCCGGCACTCCCTGGCCCTCGCGGACCAACCGCCGGAACTCGTGTCCCGGCGCCTTGGGCGCCACCAGGAAGACGTCGATCCCCGGCGGCGGCACGATCTGCCCGTAGTGGACGTTGAAGCCGTGGGAGAAGCCCAGCGCCATCCCCGGCCGGAGGTTGGGCCGGATCGCCTGCTCGTAGAGGTCGCGCTGCGCCTCGTCGTTGACGAGGATGTGGACGATCTCCGCACGCCGCGTCGCCTCCGCCACGTCGAGGACGGGGAAGCCGTCCGCCTCCGCCCTCCGGGCGCTGGCGCCCGGGCGGACGCCCACCACCACCTGGACGCCCTGGTCGCGCAGGTTCTGCGCCTGCGCGTGACCCTGGCTGCCATAGCCGATCACCGCCACCACTTTCTCCCGCAGGAGCCGCGGATCGGCGTCGGCCTCGTACCAGATCCTGCCCATCGCTCTGCCCCCCATCCAAACCTTCCCGGCAGGCCCTAGAAGGCCGCCTCCGCGCGGCTCTCGGCCTCCGCCACGGGATCGGCGCGACGCTCGCGATCGAGCGCCACGATCCCGGTACGGGCCACTTCCTCGATGCCGAACTCGCCCAGCACCTCCAGCCAGGCGTCGATCTTGGCCGGGTCGCCGGTGGCCTCCAGCACCAGCGCGTTCCGGTCGACATGCACCACACGGGC contains:
- the ilvC gene encoding ketol-acid reductoisomerase; its protein translation is MGRIWYEADADPRLLREKVVAVIGYGSQGHAQAQNLRDQGVQVVVGVRPGASARRAEADGFPVLDVAEATRRAEIVHILVNDEAQRDLYEQAIRPNLRPGMALGFSHGFNVHYGQIVPPPGIDVFLVAPKAPGHEFRRLVREGQGVPALLAVAQDASGQAWDLALAFAWGIGCARAGVIETTFREETESDLFGEQAVLCGGVSELVKAGFETLVEAGYQPEIAYFECLNEMKLIVDLLYQGGLPWMRYSISDTAEYGDMTRGPRVIDAHVRESMRRILGEIQDGTFAREWILENQAGRPVYRARQRQERQHPIEEVGRRLRAMMPWTGNRLPPDMEEEARQQQPSAARAASR